A window from Hymenobacter volaticus encodes these proteins:
- a CDS encoding lipocalin-like domain-containing protein, with protein sequence MKLNSYLLAISIFLISCRENKELKPADHSLVGTWQLVKATTIEKGDTSVIDFTSNQSFIKIINNTHFAFLQHDLQKGKDSAVFVSGGGRYSLHNDKYTEQLDYCTARKWEGNTFSFTVAFKGDTLIQQGQEQVEQAGVNRVMVEKYVRVK encoded by the coding sequence ATGAAACTAAATAGCTACCTCTTGGCGATTAGCATTTTTTTAATTTCGTGCAGAGAAAACAAGGAGTTAAAACCAGCTGATCATTCGCTGGTTGGTACCTGGCAGTTAGTAAAAGCAACGACAATTGAAAAGGGAGACACGTCGGTGATTGATTTTACCAGCAATCAGTCGTTTATCAAAATTATCAACAACACGCATTTCGCCTTTTTGCAGCATGATCTGCAGAAAGGCAAGGATTCAGCGGTTTTTGTGTCGGGCGGCGGCCGGTATTCCTTGCACAACGATAAGTATACCGAGCAGCTAGACTACTGCACTGCCCGAAAGTGGGAAGGAAATACGTTTTCTTTTACTGTTGCTTTCAAGGGAGATACTCTCATCCAGCAAGGCCAAGAACAGGTCGAGCAGGCCGGTGTAAACCGCGTAATGGTTGAAAAGTACGTGCGAGTAAAATAA
- a CDS encoding PmoA family protein, with product MLTPLVSAKGFAQRIATLEVGFPPTPSSLETPVKTSLDALTFLPDSVLTLVEVQGAKRTNIPFQIEHGTERTIHWILDPAASTTSKRTYELVKGKASRTDATMRVQDAQGSFTVMSKNKNLLRYNYKTVYPPTGIDTAYKRSGFIHPLWSPHGQELTRIQAPDHYHHYGIWNPWTHVLFEKDTVDFWNIRDRKGTVRFANAVSTTAGPVYSEYQVLQEHVAFKKGGSEKVALNELQTVRVYQPKGQDYYIADVTIDMNCASASPVLLLAYRYGGFGWRTTEKWNKDNSEVLTSEGKNRKQADGSTARWCIVQGQLDNDYAGVVMMSYPTNYNHPEPLRIWPETQNGRGDMFANFSPTKNRNWQLNPGQTYTLKYRLIVYNGHFTKEKAESGWQAFSAEPKVTVQRK from the coding sequence TTGCTTACTCCTTTGGTAAGTGCGAAAGGTTTCGCGCAAAGAATTGCAACGCTGGAAGTGGGGTTCCCTCCTACTCCCAGCAGTTTAGAAACACCCGTCAAAACCAGCCTGGACGCCCTTACTTTTCTGCCCGATTCGGTACTCACGCTGGTAGAAGTACAGGGCGCTAAGCGCACCAATATTCCCTTCCAAATCGAGCACGGAACCGAGCGCACTATCCATTGGATACTTGATCCGGCCGCTAGCACAACCAGCAAGCGCACCTATGAATTGGTGAAAGGCAAGGCTAGCAGAACCGATGCGACGATGCGTGTACAGGATGCACAAGGCTCGTTCACTGTCATGAGCAAAAACAAAAACCTGCTGCGCTACAACTACAAGACGGTTTACCCTCCAACGGGTATTGACACGGCTTACAAGCGGAGCGGCTTTATTCACCCGTTGTGGTCGCCGCACGGCCAGGAGTTAACCCGAATTCAGGCGCCCGACCATTACCACCACTACGGCATCTGGAACCCCTGGACGCACGTGCTCTTTGAAAAAGACACGGTCGATTTCTGGAACATCCGCGACCGGAAAGGCACCGTGCGCTTCGCCAACGCAGTTTCGACCACCGCGGGACCCGTGTACAGCGAATACCAAGTGCTGCAAGAGCATGTGGCTTTCAAGAAAGGTGGCTCGGAAAAAGTGGCCCTCAATGAGCTGCAAACCGTGCGAGTGTATCAGCCCAAAGGGCAGGACTACTACATAGCTGATGTCACCATCGATATGAATTGCGCCAGCGCCAGTCCTGTACTGCTGCTGGCTTACCGGTACGGCGGGTTTGGCTGGCGCACCACCGAAAAGTGGAACAAGGACAACAGCGAGGTGCTTACCTCGGAGGGCAAAAACCGCAAGCAGGCCGACGGTTCTACGGCGCGCTGGTGCATCGTGCAGGGCCAACTCGACAACGACTACGCGGGGGTGGTGATGATGTCGTACCCAACCAACTACAACCACCCCGAGCCGCTACGTATCTGGCCCGAAACACAGAATGGCCGTGGCGACATGTTTGCGAATTTCTCGCCCACCAAGAATAGGAACTGGCAGCTCAACCCCGGCCAAACTTATACGCTCAAATACCGCCTGATCGTGTACAACGGGCATTTCACGAAAGAAAAAGCGGAGAGTGGTTGGCAGGCTTTCAGCGCCGAGCCCAAAGTTACGGTGCAACGCAAGTGA
- a CDS encoding Gfo/Idh/MocA family protein, which translates to MSEEKPSQVSRRSFLETSTKVAAATLVFGGFPTIVPASVFGKNAPSNRINIGAIGTGRISRIHDMPGVWQYDQAQIMAVCDVDTRRAEEGKQLVNEFYTKKNGKPYDGVKVYHDYQALLQNKDIDGVLISTPDHWHALIGMAAVRAGKDVYCQKPTSLTIAEGRALSDAVKSTGRIFQIGSQQRSSTQFRYAAELVRNGRIGTLKTVSIGLPGDPSGEEEVAMPIPANLNYDRWLGSTPEVFYTEKRVHPQQGYDRPGWLRCEQFGAGMITGWGSHHVDCAHWAMNTEHTGPVEVWGSAEFPKKGLWDVHGPFKTEGRYANGVHMIISDSLPNGIKFEGTEGWIFVSRGDAKATSSDPVSLQAAKALDASDPKIIQSVIGPNEIHLYESKEHHGNWLECIKSRKQPIAPVEVGHRSCSTCLIHHIVMKLKRKVYWDPAKEQFVNDAEANRLLSRPQRKPYTLPG; encoded by the coding sequence ATGAGCGAAGAAAAACCCTCCCAGGTTTCGAGAAGAAGCTTTCTGGAAACCTCCACTAAAGTAGCGGCGGCCACCTTGGTGTTCGGCGGTTTCCCGACCATTGTGCCGGCCAGCGTTTTCGGCAAAAACGCGCCGAGCAACCGCATCAACATCGGCGCCATCGGCACGGGGCGCATTTCCCGCATTCACGACATGCCCGGCGTGTGGCAGTACGACCAAGCCCAGATCATGGCGGTCTGCGATGTGGACACTCGGCGCGCCGAAGAAGGAAAACAGCTGGTCAACGAGTTTTACACCAAGAAAAACGGCAAGCCGTACGACGGGGTGAAGGTGTACCATGACTACCAAGCGCTGCTGCAGAATAAGGACATCGACGGCGTCTTAATCAGCACGCCCGACCATTGGCACGCGCTGATTGGGATGGCGGCCGTAAGGGCGGGCAAAGATGTGTACTGCCAAAAACCAACCTCCTTGACCATTGCGGAAGGCAGGGCCCTGAGCGACGCCGTGAAAAGCACGGGGCGCATTTTCCAGATTGGCAGCCAGCAGCGGTCATCCACCCAGTTCCGCTACGCGGCCGAACTCGTGCGCAACGGGCGTATTGGCACCTTGAAAACCGTTTCCATTGGGTTGCCCGGCGACCCTTCGGGTGAAGAAGAAGTTGCCATGCCGATACCCGCCAACTTAAACTACGACCGGTGGCTGGGCTCGACACCCGAAGTGTTTTACACCGAAAAACGCGTGCACCCGCAACAAGGCTACGACCGGCCCGGCTGGTTGCGCTGCGAGCAATTCGGGGCCGGCATGATTACGGGTTGGGGCTCGCACCACGTCGATTGTGCCCACTGGGCCATGAACACCGAACACACCGGCCCCGTGGAAGTATGGGGCAGCGCCGAATTCCCTAAAAAGGGCTTGTGGGACGTGCACGGCCCGTTTAAGACTGAGGGGCGCTATGCCAACGGCGTGCACATGATTATCAGCGACAGTTTGCCGAACGGTATCAAGTTTGAAGGCACCGAGGGCTGGATATTCGTGTCGCGCGGCGATGCCAAGGCCACGTCCAGCGACCCGGTTAGTCTGCAAGCCGCCAAAGCGCTAGATGCCAGCGACCCGAAAATTATCCAGTCGGTGATTGGGCCCAACGAAATCCACCTGTACGAAAGCAAAGAGCACCACGGCAACTGGCTGGAGTGCATCAAGTCGCGCAAGCAACCCATTGCGCCCGTGGAAGTGGGCCACCGCTCCTGCTCGACGTGTTTAATTCATCATATTGTGATGAAGTTGAAGCGCAAAGTGTATTGGGACCCCGCCAAGGAGCAGTTCGTGAATGATGCGGAAGCGAACCGTCTGCTTTCCCGGCCCCAGCGCAAACCCTACACGCTGCCCGGCTAA
- a CDS encoding putative oxidoreductase C-terminal domain-containing protein, whose translation MKNLFVASHFFFLPLLPCLAQTPAAPKSGAPVRLITLDPGHFHAALVQKSMYKNVDPIVHVYAPGGTDLQQHLARVTAYNTRAEAPTRWQQQVYSGPDFFAKMLAEKAGNVVVVAGNNQKKTEYIAQSLQAGFNVLADKPMCINSKEFKTLESAFATAKQKNLLLYDIMTERFEIPTILQKELTLMPTVFGTLEKGTPQNPAVVKESTHCFYKNVSGSVLTRPAWFMDVTQEGEGLVDVTTHLVDLVQWECFPERALDYKKDIQVLSAKRWATPMSLSQFKTITKQNSFPEYLKKDLVNDSLLKVYSNGTISYKLLGVHAQVSVTWAYKAPDGAGDTHYSLMRGTKANLVIRQGVAQQYKPTLYIEPRVRDAAYEKGLQQELKKLQAKYPGVALKKVDQGWEVLIPDSYREGHEAHFARVTEHFLEYLEKRNMPQWEVPNMLAKYYTTTKALEMASENPKP comes from the coding sequence ATGAAGAACTTATTCGTTGCTAGCCACTTCTTTTTCTTGCCACTTCTGCCTTGCCTCGCACAAACGCCCGCTGCTCCCAAATCTGGCGCTCCGGTTCGGCTCATTACCCTCGACCCCGGCCATTTTCACGCGGCGCTGGTGCAAAAGTCGATGTATAAGAATGTCGACCCGATTGTACACGTGTACGCGCCAGGCGGCACAGATTTGCAGCAGCACCTGGCCCGAGTGACGGCCTACAACACTCGCGCCGAGGCGCCCACGCGCTGGCAGCAGCAGGTGTATTCGGGGCCCGATTTCTTTGCTAAGATGCTAGCCGAAAAGGCTGGCAACGTGGTAGTGGTAGCCGGCAACAACCAAAAAAAGACGGAATACATTGCCCAGTCCTTACAAGCCGGGTTCAACGTGCTGGCCGACAAGCCCATGTGCATCAACAGCAAGGAATTCAAGACCTTGGAAAGCGCCTTTGCGACAGCCAAGCAGAAGAATTTGCTGCTGTATGATATCATGACCGAGCGGTTTGAGATACCCACAATTCTGCAAAAAGAACTAACCCTGATGCCGACGGTATTTGGCACCCTGGAGAAAGGAACACCCCAGAATCCGGCGGTAGTCAAAGAAAGCACCCACTGCTTCTACAAGAACGTTTCGGGCAGCGTGCTTACGCGGCCTGCTTGGTTTATGGACGTTACGCAGGAAGGCGAGGGTTTGGTGGACGTAACTACCCACTTAGTGGATCTGGTGCAGTGGGAATGCTTTCCGGAGCGGGCGCTGGACTACAAAAAAGATATTCAGGTGCTATCGGCCAAGCGCTGGGCCACCCCTATGAGCCTCAGCCAGTTCAAGACTATCACCAAGCAAAACAGCTTTCCTGAGTACCTGAAGAAAGACTTGGTCAATGATAGCCTGCTGAAAGTGTACAGCAACGGCACGATTTCCTATAAGCTGCTCGGGGTGCATGCGCAGGTATCGGTGACCTGGGCGTACAAAGCCCCGGACGGCGCCGGCGATACGCACTACTCGCTGATGCGCGGTACCAAAGCCAACCTGGTAATTCGCCAGGGAGTTGCCCAGCAGTACAAACCGACGCTGTACATCGAGCCCCGCGTACGTGATGCTGCCTACGAAAAGGGGTTGCAGCAAGAACTAAAGAAGCTCCAGGCGAAATATCCCGGCGTGGCGCTCAAAAAGGTTGATCAAGGCTGGGAAGTACTCATACCCGACAGCTACCGTGAAGGGCATGAAGCCCACTTCGCCCGCGTAACCGAGCATTTTCTGGAGTACCTCGAAAAGCGAAATATGCCCCAATGGGAGGTACCCAACATGCTCGCCAAATACTACACTACTACTAAGGCGCTAGAAATGGCTTCGGAAAACCCCAAGCCATAG
- a CDS encoding cupin domain-containing protein: MKTTLLAIGALLTASFQTPIAPLPSAVYSKPKQAPKQDGSRQSSLFAKGSTLDLAELAIHTSTLKPGQTNHPLQAYNDSEELVIVQEGRLTATVQDSTKTLGPGGLLLIVAGDKQSFRNASDAPATYYVLKFKAKDPVDRQRGLAGGGSFLKDWSQFKVVKTDKGETRPVFDRPSSVFKRFDVHATVLKPGIASHAPHTHRAEEIILMTKGSGEILIDKQAHKAAAGDVVLLRANVPHAFTNTGSTECGYFAIQWHSNAE; the protein is encoded by the coding sequence ATGAAAACCACTTTGCTAGCTATAGGAGCCCTGTTGACTGCCAGCTTCCAAACGCCAATAGCGCCCTTACCCTCTGCTGTTTACAGCAAGCCCAAGCAAGCTCCAAAGCAGGATGGCAGTAGGCAAAGCAGTCTATTCGCTAAAGGCAGCACGCTTGATCTGGCCGAGTTGGCCATCCATACTTCCACCCTCAAACCAGGGCAAACCAATCATCCGCTGCAAGCTTACAACGATTCGGAAGAACTGGTAATCGTGCAGGAGGGTCGCCTTACCGCTACGGTGCAAGATTCCACCAAAACCCTGGGGCCCGGTGGTTTACTGCTGATTGTAGCAGGCGACAAGCAAAGCTTCCGCAATGCGTCCGATGCGCCGGCAACCTACTATGTATTGAAGTTCAAGGCCAAGGACCCAGTGGATAGGCAGCGGGGACTTGCCGGTGGGGGCTCTTTTCTGAAAGATTGGAGCCAGTTTAAGGTGGTGAAAACCGATAAAGGCGAAACCCGCCCCGTGTTCGACCGGCCATCCTCCGTGTTTAAACGCTTTGATGTGCACGCCACCGTGCTCAAGCCGGGTATCGCCAGCCATGCGCCGCATACGCATCGCGCCGAAGAAATCATTTTGATGACCAAAGGCAGCGGCGAAATCCTGATCGACAAGCAGGCGCACAAAGCTGCCGCCGGCGACGTGGTATTGCTTCGGGCGAATGTGCCCCACGCATTCACCAATACGGGCAGCACCGAATGCGGCTACTTTGCCATTCAATGGCACAGCAATGCGGAATAG